One Nitrospirota bacterium DNA window includes the following coding sequences:
- a CDS encoding isochorismatase family cysteine hydrolase translates to MKKEALLVIDMLNDFVLPGAPLEVPDTRRVLPVIRREINEAHRLGHPVLYVCDSHDPDDGEFRRFGWPPHAVTGTRGAEVVDTLKPSEGDLVIPKKTYSGFFGTTLEATLKRLDVGSLRLTGDVTHICVLFTASDAVLRGYDVAVVQDGVAGLAREDHDAALRIMKNVLGVKLVDAAPEAANKAA, encoded by the coding sequence ATGAAGAAAGAGGCATTGCTTGTCATTGACATGTTGAACGATTTCGTGCTCCCCGGAGCACCCCTCGAAGTGCCCGATACCCGGAGGGTTCTGCCCGTGATCAGAAGAGAGATAAACGAGGCCCATCGCCTGGGCCATCCCGTGCTCTATGTCTGTGACTCCCATGATCCGGATGACGGCGAATTCCGGAGGTTTGGCTGGCCTCCGCACGCCGTGACCGGGACCCGGGGCGCGGAAGTCGTCGACACGCTGAAGCCGTCCGAAGGGGACCTTGTCATCCCGAAAAAGACCTACTCGGGCTTTTTCGGCACGACCCTCGAGGCGACGCTGAAGCGGCTGGATGTCGGCTCCCTGCGGCTGACCGGCGACGTGACCCACATCTGCGTCCTGTTCACGGCCTCCGATGCGGTCCTGAGGGGGTATGATGTTGCGGTCGTCCAGGACGGCGTGGCCGGGCTGGCCCGGGAGGACCACGACGCCGCGCTCCGGATCATGAAGAACGTTCTCGGAGTGAAGCTGGTGGACGCTGCGCCGGAAGCGGCCAATAAGGCGGCGTAA
- a CDS encoding nicotinate phosphoribosyltransferase, whose translation MFLTADPQEVLEGRITDVYFQRALAILKAKNLNPRVRAEIIAKNLPHDWPWAILAGLGEAADLMKTLNIRVRAMREGSVFYPYEPVVEIEGRYQDFCVYETAILGFLCQASGIATRAARMKKLAGERLVMSFGARRMHPVLAPMIERNAYVGGCDGVSVVRSGEVIGEDPMGTMPHALILCMGSTLAAIRAFDEVMDPKVKRVALIDTFQDEKFEVLSVAEALGKRIFAVRFDTPGSRRGNFYRILEEVRWELELRGLGHVRFFVSGGIQESDIPVLNPVVHGYGIGTAISSAPVIDFAMDIVEIEGKPLAKRGKWSGSKSVMVCGSCGARKIVHAGTEHQCACGGTGEDSLVLLLEQGRLLADEERPAVIRERVLKSVKSLELS comes from the coding sequence ATGTTCCTCACCGCAGATCCCCAAGAGGTCCTCGAAGGCAGGATCACCGACGTCTACTTCCAGCGCGCGCTCGCCATCCTGAAGGCGAAGAACCTTAATCCCCGGGTCAGGGCGGAGATCATTGCAAAGAACCTTCCCCACGACTGGCCCTGGGCAATCCTCGCAGGGCTGGGCGAGGCCGCGGACCTCATGAAGACCCTGAACATCCGGGTCAGGGCCATGCGGGAGGGCTCGGTCTTCTATCCCTATGAGCCCGTCGTCGAGATCGAGGGGAGATACCAGGATTTCTGCGTGTACGAGACGGCCATCCTGGGTTTCCTCTGCCAGGCCTCCGGCATAGCGACCCGGGCCGCGCGGATGAAAAAGCTGGCAGGCGAGCGGCTTGTCATGAGCTTCGGGGCGCGGAGGATGCATCCCGTGCTGGCGCCCATGATCGAGCGGAACGCCTATGTGGGCGGGTGCGACGGAGTGTCGGTCGTCAGGTCGGGCGAGGTCATCGGAGAGGACCCCATGGGGACCATGCCGCATGCGCTCATTCTGTGCATGGGTTCGACCCTTGCCGCGATCAGGGCCTTTGACGAGGTGATGGATCCCAAGGTCAAACGGGTGGCCCTGATCGATACGTTCCAGGATGAGAAATTCGAGGTTCTGAGCGTGGCGGAGGCGCTCGGCAAGCGGATCTTTGCGGTCCGTTTCGATACGCCGGGCTCGCGGCGCGGCAACTTCTACCGCATCCTCGAAGAGGTCCGGTGGGAGCTCGAATTGCGGGGGCTCGGTCATGTCAGGTTCTTCGTGAGCGGAGGCATCCAGGAGTCGGACATCCCGGTCCTGAACCCGGTGGTCCATGGATACGGCATCGGCACCGCGATCAGCAGCGCGCCGGTCATAGACTTCGCCATGGACATCGTCGAGATAGAAGGGAAGCCTCTCGCAAAGCGCGGGAAATGGTCCGGGAGCAAGAGCGTCATGGTGTGCGGGTCCTGCGGAGCCAGGAAGATCGTGCACGCGGGCACGGAGCATCAGTGCGCCTGCGGCGGCACGGGGGAGGACAGCCTCGTATTGCTGCTCGAGCAGGGCAGGCTGCTCGCCGATGAGGAACGGCCGGCTGTCATCAGGGAGCGCGTTCTGAAGTCGGTGAAGTCGCTCGAGCTTTCATAA
- a CDS encoding PilZ domain-containing protein, with translation MKSEKRHAERYDYPARIEYVAGSGKEGEVSPAVTINISRIGISLYAFEPLAEGREIEIRSRLPVDRYRATVRWIRTESDSMYKIGLMFREEEHNNAAGKA, from the coding sequence ATGAAAAGCGAAAAAAGACACGCCGAGCGCTACGATTATCCCGCGCGGATCGAGTATGTTGCCGGGTCCGGCAAAGAGGGCGAGGTGTCTCCTGCGGTAACGATCAATATCAGCAGAATCGGGATCAGCCTTTACGCCTTCGAACCGCTCGCGGAGGGCCGTGAGATCGAGATCAGGAGCCGGCTCCCCGTTGACCGCTACCGGGCCACCGTGCGCTGGATCAGGACAGAGAGCGACAGCATGTACAAGATAGGACTGATGTTCCGCGAAGAAGAGCACAACAACGCGGCGGGAAAGGCGTAA
- a CDS encoding type II secretion system protein yields the protein MKRGCSTYKVRHAGPSRPRNRGPALRCARGFTYIALLAAIVIIGIVLGSATKYWSSISYRDKEEELLFRGNQYRVAIARYYALGGRNQYPQSIDELLKDPRTVDGKRYLRQKYKDPITGEDFAEMREQSSKRLVGVYSKSDKTPLKQTNFPDEDSDFEGKQKYSDWKFLYVLSQPGQPVQTVTPVQSVH from the coding sequence ATGAAAAGGGGCTGTTCAACGTACAAGGTTCGACACGCAGGTCCGTCACGGCCCCGCAACCGGGGGCCGGCGCTCCGATGCGCGCGGGGGTTTACCTACATTGCCCTGCTCGCGGCGATCGTGATCATCGGGATCGTCCTCGGGTCCGCGACCAAGTATTGGAGCTCAATATCCTACCGGGACAAGGAGGAGGAACTGCTGTTCCGGGGGAATCAGTACCGCGTGGCGATCGCACGCTACTACGCCCTGGGCGGCAGGAACCAGTATCCCCAGAGCATCGATGAACTGCTGAAAGACCCGCGGACCGTCGATGGCAAACGGTACCTGCGCCAGAAGTATAAGGACCCCATCACCGGTGAGGACTTTGCGGAGATGCGCGAGCAGTCATCGAAGCGCCTGGTCGGCGTGTACAGCAAGAGCGACAAGACGCCGCTCAAGCAGACGAACTTTCCGGATGAGGACAGCGATTTCGAGGGGAAGCAGAAATACAGCGATTGGAAGTTCCTGTATGTGCTTAGCCAGCCGGGCCAACCGGTTCAGACGGTCACGCCGGTCCAGTCCGTGCACTAA
- a CDS encoding GspE/PulE family protein, which yields MTSFRRKRLGEILSAKGVVTQEQIAGVLAGPDGQGKRIGELLMDAGLITEEVLAQALAEQRDLRFLDLADFRINPKYFERMPVELMQRYQFVPVEDEQEGVLVVAMTDPNNIPAIDELEMILDRQIEVCVSTPSSILGVLKRSGGSEQVMHSVSEDFKLQIVKEQEDGEEVVSLESIDKDESPIIKLMHTTVLDALDRRASDIHIETTDKNVLFKYRIDGVLYPATEPIDIKFHSAIVSRIKVMSDLDIAERRVPQDGRFKLRTNHKTIDFRVSILPSAFGEDVVIRILDKESITQGVSTLRLESLGHDEKDLHRFRKSIREPYGMVLVTGPTGSGKTTTLYAALTEINTGEDKIITIEDPVEYQLRGVVQIPVNEKKGLTFARGLRSILRHDPDKILVGEIRDAETAQIAVQSALTGHLVFTTVHANNAFDVLGRFLNMGIEPYNFVSSLNCILAQRLVRILCLKCKKPVRLSANDLLDSALDPEKYGSQVFYDAAGCKECNFTGYRGRKAITEFLDLSDRIREMILDKRPSSEIRKAAISEGMTTLRQSAVAKVLSGDTTLKEINRVTFIE from the coding sequence ATGACATCGTTCAGACGAAAGCGGTTGGGAGAAATCCTGTCGGCCAAGGGCGTCGTGACCCAGGAGCAGATCGCCGGTGTGCTGGCGGGCCCCGATGGCCAGGGCAAGCGCATCGGCGAGCTGCTGATGGATGCGGGGCTGATCACCGAGGAGGTTCTGGCGCAAGCCCTGGCCGAGCAGCGCGATCTGCGCTTTCTCGACCTCGCGGACTTCCGGATCAACCCCAAGTACTTCGAACGGATGCCGGTGGAACTCATGCAGCGCTACCAGTTCGTTCCCGTGGAGGACGAGCAGGAAGGCGTCCTGGTCGTGGCCATGACCGACCCGAACAACATCCCGGCCATCGACGAGCTGGAAATGATCCTGGACCGTCAGATCGAGGTCTGCGTCAGCACCCCGTCGTCCATCCTGGGCGTGCTGAAGCGGAGCGGCGGGTCCGAGCAGGTGATGCACTCCGTGTCCGAGGACTTCAAACTCCAGATCGTCAAGGAACAGGAGGACGGCGAGGAGGTCGTTTCCCTCGAAAGCATCGACAAGGACGAAAGCCCGATCATCAAGCTCATGCACACCACGGTCCTCGACGCCCTCGACCGGCGCGCGAGCGACATCCATATCGAGACCACGGACAAGAACGTCCTGTTCAAGTACCGGATCGACGGCGTCCTCTACCCGGCCACGGAGCCGATCGACATCAAGTTCCACAGCGCCATCGTGTCGCGCATCAAGGTCATGAGCGATCTGGACATCGCGGAGCGGCGCGTTCCCCAGGACGGCCGGTTCAAGCTCAGGACCAACCACAAGACCATCGATTTCCGCGTTTCGATCCTGCCCTCGGCCTTCGGCGAGGACGTGGTCATCCGCATCCTGGACAAGGAATCCATCACCCAGGGCGTAAGCACGCTCAGGCTCGAAAGCCTCGGCCACGACGAGAAGGACCTCCACCGCTTCCGCAAAAGCATCCGCGAGCCCTACGGGATGGTGCTCGTGACGGGCCCCACCGGGAGCGGAAAGACGACGACACTCTACGCGGCCCTGACCGAGATCAACACCGGGGAGGACAAGATCATCACCATCGAGGACCCCGTTGAGTACCAGCTCCGCGGCGTCGTGCAGATCCCGGTGAACGAGAAGAAGGGCCTCACCTTCGCACGGGGCCTGCGGTCGATCCTCCGGCACGACCCGGACAAGATCCTGGTCGGCGAGATCCGCGACGCCGAGACGGCCCAGATCGCGGTGCAGTCGGCGCTCACGGGCCACCTGGTGTTCACGACAGTGCACGCGAACAACGCCTTTGACGTGCTCGGCCGCTTCCTGAACATGGGCATCGAGCCCTACAACTTCGTCTCCTCCCTCAACTGCATCCTGGCCCAGCGCCTCGTCCGGATCCTGTGCCTGAAATGCAAGAAGCCGGTCCGCCTGTCGGCGAACGACCTCCTGGACTCGGCCCTCGACCCGGAGAAATACGGCAGCCAGGTCTTCTATGATGCGGCCGGATGCAAGGAGTGCAACTTTACCGGGTACCGCGGCAGAAAGGCCATTACCGAGTTCCTGGACCTCTCCGACAGGATCCGGGAGATGATCCTGGACAAGCGGCCGTCCTCGGAGATCCGCAAGGCCGCCATATCAGAAGGCATGACCACCCTTCGCCAGTCAGCCGTCGCCAAGGTACTTTCGGGCGACACCACCCTGAAGGAGATCAACCGGGTGACGTTCATAGAATAG
- a CDS encoding type II secretion system F family protein has protein sequence MPMFTYKAVREDGCSIVEEAMAADAGELRQELESRGYLVLTIGKKRAGFGARGGSAKEFLLFNQEFGTLFKAGLPILQSLEILQKRTEKVAFRTALESIIHDIKGGSALSDAMAKHTAFFPLLYTATVRAGEKSGALGDVLKRYIEYQKKMLAIRRKLVTALAYPVFLVMALIAVLLLFFFYIIPNFTQMFSDQGGKLPLLTRMLIAFTSGFTTYFPFVILGAAAAGAGIYAWQRTERGRLFLDAVKLRIPLVRSLMIQYILAQLTRTLATVLRGGIPLVQALDTTAGVISNKVMSQRLIETRVLVTEGVSLADAVERTHLAADMTVRMIEVGESSGDLPQMLEDIAEFYDQEVENRLAVITSLIEPVLMLSMGLVIAVIVVALYLPIFEMGSRLK, from the coding sequence ATGCCGATGTTCACGTACAAGGCGGTCCGCGAGGACGGCTGCTCGATCGTCGAGGAAGCGATGGCGGCCGACGCCGGAGAACTGCGGCAGGAGCTCGAGTCCCGGGGTTATCTCGTCCTCACGATCGGTAAGAAACGGGCCGGTTTCGGAGCACGCGGGGGCAGCGCCAAGGAGTTCCTGCTGTTCAACCAGGAGTTTGGCACCCTCTTCAAGGCGGGCCTTCCCATCCTCCAGTCACTTGAGATCCTCCAGAAGCGAACGGAAAAGGTGGCCTTCCGCACGGCCCTAGAAAGCATCATCCACGACATCAAGGGAGGCTCGGCGCTGTCCGACGCCATGGCGAAGCATACGGCCTTCTTTCCTCTGCTCTATACGGCGACGGTCCGGGCCGGAGAGAAGAGCGGCGCCCTCGGCGATGTGCTGAAGCGCTACATCGAATACCAGAAGAAGATGCTGGCCATCCGTCGCAAGCTCGTGACCGCCCTCGCCTACCCGGTCTTTCTCGTCATGGCCCTCATAGCCGTCCTGCTCCTGTTCTTCTTCTATATCATCCCGAACTTCACGCAGATGTTCAGCGATCAGGGTGGCAAGCTGCCGCTGCTGACCAGGATGCTCATCGCCTTCACGTCCGGCTTCACGACCTACTTTCCGTTTGTCATCCTCGGCGCCGCTGCTGCAGGCGCGGGCATCTACGCCTGGCAGAGGACCGAGCGCGGGAGGCTCTTCCTCGACGCGGTGAAGCTCCGGATACCGCTCGTCAGGTCGCTCATGATCCAGTATATCCTGGCCCAGCTCACGCGCACGCTCGCGACCGTGCTCCGCGGCGGCATTCCCCTGGTCCAGGCGCTGGACACGACCGCGGGAGTGATCAGCAACAAGGTGATGTCGCAGCGCCTGATAGAGACCCGCGTGCTCGTGACCGAGGGAGTCAGCCTTGCCGACGCCGTCGAGCGCACGCACCTCGCCGCGGACATGACGGTGCGCATGATCGAGGTGGGCGAGTCGTCGGGCGACCTCCCCCAGATGCTGGAAGACATCGCCGAGTTCTACGACCAGGAGGTCGAGAACCGGCTTGCCGTGATCACGTCCCTGATCGAGCCGGTGCTCATGCTCTCCATGGGCCTGGTCATCGCGGTGATCGTCGTTGCGCTCTATCTGCCCATATTCGAAATGGGATCGAGGTTGAAATGA
- a CDS encoding OsmC family protein yields the protein MKSERSLKDVVARRLEFFKKKPEACIYKPKVTSRHIKNLYTESMAREHLVKSDYGEAAGGDNQAPNPIELLLAAMAACIEAAFYEFAVHEGFTINALTVDVEGTLDLRGFFMLDDVSAGFKDLRYTFHIQSPDDENRIREFAEKVIAHCPVVDSLKNPTPVSGQITVSKG from the coding sequence ATGAAAAGTGAAAGAAGTCTCAAAGACGTTGTCGCACGAAGGCTCGAGTTCTTCAAAAAGAAACCCGAGGCGTGTATCTACAAGCCGAAGGTCACCTCCCGTCATATTAAAAACCTCTATACCGAGTCAATGGCGCGCGAGCATCTCGTGAAGTCTGATTATGGCGAGGCCGCGGGAGGAGACAACCAGGCGCCGAACCCGATAGAACTTCTCCTCGCCGCCATGGCAGCATGCATCGAGGCCGCCTTTTATGAGTTTGCCGTGCATGAAGGCTTTACGATCAATGCGCTGACCGTAGATGTCGAAGGCACGCTCGACCTCAGGGGGTTTTTCATGCTCGATGATGTTTCCGCCGGATTTAAAGACCTGCGGTATACGTTTCATATACAAAGCCCTGATGATGAGAACAGGATACGGGAATTCGCCGAGAAGGTCATCGCCCATTGCCCGGTCGTAGACAGCCTGAAAAACCCTACCCCGGTTTCAGGACAGATAACGGTCAGCAAAGGGTAA